The following are encoded in a window of Bradyrhizobium sp. WBOS07 genomic DNA:
- a CDS encoding cytochrome c codes for MLQGALRHSLIGLLLITPALAAPTAEQRGKAFARANCARCHAIDRASRSPLEGAPPLRILHQRYPIETLGEALAEGINTGHADMPAFELNPDQIHDLLSYLKTLE; via the coding sequence ATGCTGCAAGGCGCTCTACGTCACAGCCTGATTGGGCTGCTTCTGATTACGCCTGCCCTGGCCGCACCGACCGCCGAACAGCGTGGCAAGGCCTTTGCAAGGGCCAATTGCGCGCGCTGCCATGCCATTGACCGCGCCTCCCGCAGCCCGCTCGAGGGCGCACCCCCGCTGCGCATCCTGCATCAGCGTTACCCCATCGAGACCCTGGGCGAGGCGCTGGCCGAGGGAATCAACACCGGTCACGCCGACATGCCGGCCTTCGAGCTCAATCCAGACCAGATCCACGACCTTCTGTCCTACCTGAAAACCCTGGAATAA
- a CDS encoding TRAP transporter large permease, with protein MELIILGATFFGFLILGVPVAFAIGLSAICTILYEGLPVAVIFQQMMSGMNIFSFLAIPFFVFSGELMLHGGVADKIVQLAKNLVGHIRGGLGMSNVVACTLFGGVSGSPVADVSAMGAVMIPMMKKEGFDTDYAVNVTTHASLVGALMPTSHNMIIYALAAGGKVSIGALIAAGLLPALVLMVCMLVAAYAVAVKRGYPAGKFPGWAEVFRSLAAALPGLLIVGIILAGILSGVFTATESAAIAVTYTMLLTFFIYRTMTWGNFLRAAAKAVKTTGVVLLLIGVSTMFQYLMGLYEVADLAGEMMSKISSQPWMIFLLINVILFVLGTFMDMAATILICTPIFLPIAMKAGMDPVQFGMLMLINCALGLNTPPVGTTQFVGCAIGGISVGAVMRTILPFYAALIAALMFVTYVPAFSLWLPRLLMGYKG; from the coding sequence ATGGAACTGATCATCCTCGGCGCCACCTTTTTCGGCTTCCTGATCCTCGGCGTGCCGGTTGCCTTCGCGATCGGCCTCTCCGCGATCTGCACCATCCTATACGAAGGCCTGCCCGTCGCCGTCATCTTCCAGCAGATGATGTCGGGGATGAACATCTTCTCGTTCCTCGCGATTCCCTTCTTCGTGTTCAGCGGTGAGCTGATGCTGCACGGTGGCGTCGCCGACAAGATCGTCCAACTCGCCAAGAATCTGGTCGGACACATCCGCGGCGGCCTCGGCATGTCGAACGTGGTCGCCTGCACCCTGTTCGGCGGCGTCTCCGGCTCGCCCGTGGCCGACGTCTCGGCGATGGGCGCGGTGATGATCCCGATGATGAAGAAGGAGGGGTTCGACACCGACTACGCCGTCAACGTCACCACGCACGCTTCGCTGGTCGGCGCCTTGATGCCGACCAGCCACAACATGATCATCTATGCGCTCGCCGCCGGCGGCAAGGTCTCGATCGGTGCGCTGATCGCGGCCGGCCTGCTGCCGGCGCTCGTGCTGATGGTCTGCATGCTGGTCGCTGCCTACGCGGTTGCGGTGAAGCGCGGTTATCCGGCCGGCAAGTTTCCGGGTTGGGCCGAGGTGTTCCGCTCGTTGGCAGCCGCGCTGCCGGGCCTTCTGATCGTCGGCATCATCCTGGCGGGCATCCTGTCCGGCGTCTTCACGGCAACGGAATCCGCGGCCATCGCGGTCACATACACGATGCTGCTGACGTTCTTCATCTACCGCACCATGACCTGGGGCAATTTCCTGCGCGCGGCCGCCAAGGCCGTGAAGACGACGGGCGTGGTGCTGCTCTTGATCGGCGTCTCCACCATGTTCCAATATCTGATGGGGCTTTACGAGGTGGCCGACCTCGCCGGCGAAATGATGAGCAAGATCTCGTCGCAGCCCTGGATGATCTTCCTGCTCATCAACGTCATTCTGTTCGTGCTCGGCACCTTCATGGACATGGCCGCGACCATCCTGATCTGCACCCCGATCTTCCTGCCGATCGCGATGAAGGCGGGCATGGATCCGGTGCAGTTCGGCATGCTGATGCTGATCAATTGCGCGCTGGGGCTGAACACGCCGCCGGTCGGAACGACGCAGTTCGTCGGCTGCGCCATCGGCGGCATCTCGGTGGGCGCGGTGATGCGCACCATCCTGCCGTTCTACGCGGCGCTGATCGCAGCTCTGATGTTCGTGACCTACGTCCCCGCATTCTCGCTGTGGCTGCCGCGCCTCTTGATGGGCTACAAGGGATAG
- a CDS encoding TRAP transporter substrate-binding protein encodes MKTLTGIITAVALAVSAPLASARDFRSADVHPADYPTVEAVKFMGKQLAAASGGKLGVKVFPNGALGSEKDTIEQLKIGALDMMRINASPLNNFVPETIALCLPFVFRDTQHMRTVLDGPIGDEILAAMEPAGLIGLAYYDSGARSIYTVKAPVKSLADLKGLKIRVQQSDLWVGMIQSLGANPTPMPYGEVYTALKTGLVDAAENNWPSYESSRHFEAAKFYNITEHSLAPEVLVMSKKVWDTLSKEDQATIRKAAKESVPVMRKLWDEREQASRKTVEAAGVQVVTIANKTEFVDAMKPVYQKFAGDEKLQSLVKRIQGTK; translated from the coding sequence ATGAAGACACTCACCGGTATCATCACAGCCGTTGCACTGGCGGTCTCAGCGCCCCTGGCGTCCGCACGCGATTTCCGTTCGGCCGACGTCCACCCCGCCGATTATCCGACCGTCGAGGCGGTCAAGTTCATGGGCAAGCAGCTCGCGGCGGCGAGCGGCGGCAAGCTTGGTGTGAAGGTGTTTCCCAATGGAGCCCTGGGCTCCGAGAAGGACACCATCGAGCAGCTCAAGATCGGCGCACTCGACATGATGCGCATCAACGCATCGCCGCTCAACAACTTCGTGCCCGAGACCATCGCCCTGTGCCTGCCCTTCGTATTCCGCGACACGCAGCACATGCGCACCGTGCTCGATGGGCCGATCGGCGACGAGATCCTGGCCGCCATGGAGCCTGCGGGCCTGATCGGTCTCGCCTATTACGACAGCGGCGCCCGGTCCATCTACACCGTCAAGGCACCCGTCAAGTCGCTCGCCGACCTCAAGGGCCTGAAGATCCGCGTCCAGCAGTCCGATCTCTGGGTCGGCATGATCCAGAGCCTCGGCGCCAACCCGACGCCAATGCCGTATGGCGAGGTCTACACCGCGCTGAAGACCGGCCTGGTGGATGCGGCCGAGAACAACTGGCCGTCCTACGAGTCCTCGCGCCATTTCGAGGCGGCCAAATTCTACAACATCACCGAGCACTCCCTCGCGCCCGAAGTCCTCGTGATGTCGAAAAAGGTCTGGGACACGCTGAGCAAGGAGGATCAGGCGACGATCCGCAAGGCGGCCAAGGAATCGGTGCCCGTGATGCGCAAGCTGTGGGACGAGCGTGAGCAGGCGTCCCGCAAGACGGTCGAGGCGGCTGGCGTTCAGGTCGTCACGATCGCCAACAAGACGGAATTCGTCGATGCGATGAAGCCGGTCTATCAGAAGTTCGCCGGCGACGAGAAGCTGCAGAGCCTCGTCAAGCGCATCCAGGGCACGAAGTAG
- a CDS encoding Crp/Fnr family transcriptional regulator: MPQDKTGDPRQSAGNKLSVLRKHPIFADLEPEALDQLCRYAKHTTVKRGATIAAKGDPGNNLFAVISGTVKISSSSPDGRNAILNLIGPGEIFGEIAVLDGAPRSADATANTNCELYIIDRRDFLPFVKSQPALAMKFIELLCARLRWTSQQVEQVILQNLPGRLASALLGLTEERKFDSGSGTLAITQQEISEMVGMTRESINKQLRAWAGRNWVRLEHGAIVVLDTDALRELAESGLDGE, translated from the coding sequence GTGCCTCAGGACAAGACCGGCGATCCCCGACAGTCGGCGGGCAACAAGCTATCGGTCCTGCGCAAGCACCCGATCTTCGCGGATCTGGAGCCGGAAGCGCTCGATCAGCTCTGTCGCTACGCCAAGCACACCACCGTGAAGCGCGGCGCGACGATCGCCGCCAAGGGCGATCCCGGCAACAATCTGTTCGCGGTGATCTCGGGGACGGTGAAGATCTCCTCCTCCTCGCCGGACGGCCGTAATGCGATTCTCAACCTGATTGGTCCCGGGGAAATCTTCGGCGAGATCGCGGTGCTCGACGGCGCGCCGAGATCGGCCGATGCGACCGCCAACACCAATTGCGAGCTCTACATCATCGACCGCCGGGACTTCTTGCCGTTCGTGAAGAGCCAGCCGGCGCTGGCGATGAAATTCATCGAGCTGCTCTGCGCACGCCTGCGCTGGACCAGCCAGCAGGTCGAGCAGGTGATCCTGCAGAATCTGCCGGGCCGGCTCGCGAGCGCGCTGCTCGGTCTCACCGAGGAGCGCAAGTTCGACTCCGGCAGCGGCACGCTCGCCATCACGCAGCAGGAGATCAGCGAGATGGTGGGGATGACGCGCGAGAGCATCAACAAGCAGTTGCGCGCCTGGGCCGGCCGCAACTGGGTTCGCCTCGAGCACGGCGCCATCGTCGTGCTGGATACGGATGCGCTGCGCGAACTCGCCGAGAGCGGCCTCGACGGCGAGTGA
- a CDS encoding helix-turn-helix domain-containing protein has product MKPSVVMIEPNGHFCNDCAVRGAAVCSSLNAIELREFEHLGRRVHFESGETVFSEEDITTSFYNVLEGVMRLYKLLPDGRRQIVGFALPGDFLGMNLSGRHNFSADAIGVVTVCQFAKAPFSRFIEDRPLLLKRINELAIRELSQARDHMVLLGRRSADEKVATFLLGWRERLVANKGLSDTVPLPMSRQDIADYLGLTIETVSRTFTKLERHGVIEIIHGGISLLDPARAEALAAA; this is encoded by the coding sequence ATGAAGCCTTCCGTGGTCATGATTGAGCCGAACGGACATTTTTGCAACGATTGTGCCGTACGCGGTGCGGCTGTTTGTTCGTCGCTGAATGCGATCGAGCTCAGGGAGTTCGAGCATCTCGGACGCCGCGTTCATTTCGAGTCGGGCGAGACCGTTTTCTCCGAAGAGGACATCACAACCTCGTTCTACAACGTCCTCGAGGGCGTAATGCGGCTGTACAAGCTGCTGCCCGACGGACGGCGGCAGATCGTCGGTTTCGCCTTGCCTGGCGATTTCCTGGGGATGAACCTTTCCGGCCGGCACAATTTTTCGGCCGATGCGATCGGTGTCGTGACCGTCTGCCAGTTCGCCAAAGCTCCGTTCAGCCGTTTCATCGAAGACCGGCCGCTTCTGCTCAAGCGGATCAACGAGCTGGCCATTCGCGAGTTGAGCCAGGCGCGCGATCATATGGTGCTGCTGGGCCGTCGTTCGGCCGACGAGAAGGTAGCGACCTTCCTGCTCGGCTGGCGTGAACGGCTGGTCGCGAACAAGGGCCTATCCGACACGGTTCCACTGCCGATGAGCCGCCAGGACATCGCCGACTATCTCGGCCTGACCATCGAAACCGTCAGTCGCACCTTCACCAAGCTGGAGCGTCACGGCGTGATCGAGATTATTCACGGCGGCATAAGCCTGCTCGATCCCGCGCGCGCCGAGGCACTGGCCGCGGCCTGA
- a CDS encoding SDR family NAD(P)-dependent oxidoreductase has protein sequence MTDYRKLFDLTGKTAVVLGAASGIGKSSAEALAGLGARVVCADRTLDGAEATAGGIRDKGGWAEAASCDAASAADVDALAKVVMQKFPRLDIAVTTPGLNIRKTILDYTEEDLDRVLSLNVKGTVFFFQAFGRIMVAQRGGSIIACSSVRAVTIEPGLGVYGSTKAAIGLLVKGFASEVGHAGVRVNAIAPSIAETALTGPFKQRPDIYNLYAGHTVFNRWSSADEVATAVAYLASDAASYVSGSTLFVDGGWTAVDGPPTGLTQLH, from the coding sequence GTGACGGACTATCGCAAGCTTTTCGATCTCACCGGCAAGACGGCCGTGGTGCTCGGCGCCGCCTCGGGTATCGGCAAATCGTCGGCCGAGGCGCTGGCCGGGCTGGGGGCCCGCGTTGTCTGTGCCGATCGCACGCTTGACGGGGCGGAAGCGACCGCCGGCGGCATTCGCGACAAGGGTGGCTGGGCCGAGGCAGCCAGCTGCGACGCCGCGAGCGCTGCGGACGTCGATGCGCTTGCCAAGGTCGTGATGCAGAAATTCCCGCGGCTCGACATCGCCGTGACGACGCCCGGCCTCAACATCCGCAAGACCATCCTCGACTACACCGAGGAGGATCTCGACCGCGTCCTCAGCCTCAACGTCAAGGGCACCGTCTTCTTCTTCCAGGCCTTTGGCCGCATCATGGTCGCGCAGAGGGGCGGCAGCATCATCGCCTGCTCCTCGGTGCGCGCGGTGACCATCGAGCCGGGGCTCGGCGTCTACGGCTCGACCAAGGCGGCGATCGGTCTGCTGGTGAAGGGCTTTGCCTCCGAGGTCGGCCATGCCGGCGTGCGCGTCAACGCCATTGCGCCCAGCATCGCCGAGACGGCGCTCACCGGTCCGTTCAAGCAGCGGCCCGACATCTACAATCTCTATGCCGGCCATACCGTGTTCAACCGCTGGAGCAGTGCGGACGAGGTCGCGACCGCCGTTGCCTATCTCGCTTCGGATGCCGCAAGCTATGTCAGCGGCAGCACGCTGTTCGTCGATGGCGGCTGGACCGCCGTCGACGGTCCGCCGACCGGTCTCACCCAGCTGCATTAA
- a CDS encoding heme-binding protein has product MADLTLEVARKILDAALAKAGELKLKPLVVTILDARGVLKLAAAQDGTSLMRAEIAHGKAYGALAMGMGSRALFQRAQEQAYFIDAVNTIAKGALVPVPGGVLIMDGTTLLGAVGVSGDTSDNDEACAVAGIQAAGLKANAG; this is encoded by the coding sequence ATGGCTGACCTCACGCTCGAAGTTGCACGCAAGATCCTCGACGCCGCCCTCGCGAAGGCCGGCGAGCTCAAGCTGAAGCCGCTGGTCGTGACCATCCTGGACGCGCGCGGCGTGCTCAAGCTTGCTGCCGCGCAGGACGGCACCAGCCTGATGCGCGCCGAGATCGCGCACGGCAAGGCCTATGGCGCGCTCGCCATGGGCATGGGCTCGCGTGCGCTGTTCCAACGCGCCCAGGAGCAGGCCTATTTCATCGATGCCGTGAACACAATCGCCAAGGGCGCGCTGGTGCCCGTGCCCGGCGGCGTGCTGATCATGGACGGCACGACCCTGCTCGGCGCGGTCGGCGTCTCCGGCGACACCTCGGACAACGACGAGGCCTGCGCGGTGGCGGGTATTCAAGCCGCGGGGTTGAAGGCAAATGCGGGGTAA
- a CDS encoding ABC-type transport auxiliary lipoprotein family protein, translated as METRAPYVLIGSFVLAAILAVFGFVYWLNNTGGIGPRTNYHVQFQGPVPGLLVGAGVLFNGIRVGEVTQLGLAPDNPRFVNATISVATATPVRSDTRVGLEFQGLTGVPVVTLEGGMIVAKSGEPVTLIAEAGAGQSMTQAARDALRRVDTVLQDNSGPLKDTIANFKTFSDGLARNTGKVDGILAGLEKMTGGGAPAQKVTYDLHIPQNLGPAGKTLSASLAIPEPSAVAMLQTQRMLFAPVGDRPGFADFLWADSIPKLVQARLIDSFENYDIAHAPLRTSDLGQADYQLLIDIRRFRIATEGEARVEIGLSARIVDKNGKVVASRLVETSEKLDKVEPAASVAAFDAAFARIAKELIGWTVQAV; from the coding sequence ATGGAAACCCGCGCTCCCTACGTGCTGATCGGCAGTTTCGTGCTGGCCGCGATCCTCGCGGTGTTCGGCTTCGTCTATTGGCTGAACAACACCGGCGGCATTGGGCCGCGCACGAACTACCATGTGCAATTCCAGGGGCCGGTGCCAGGCCTCCTGGTCGGAGCCGGCGTGCTGTTCAACGGCATCCGCGTTGGCGAGGTGACCCAACTCGGGCTCGCGCCGGACAATCCTCGCTTCGTCAATGCCACGATTTCGGTTGCGACCGCCACGCCGGTCCGCTCCGATACCAGGGTCGGTCTCGAATTCCAGGGTCTGACCGGCGTGCCGGTGGTGACGTTGGAGGGCGGCATGATCGTCGCCAAATCCGGCGAGCCCGTGACCCTGATCGCCGAGGCCGGTGCTGGTCAGAGCATGACGCAGGCGGCGCGTGATGCGTTGCGGCGGGTCGATACGGTGCTTCAGGACAATTCCGGCCCGCTGAAGGATACCATCGCGAACTTCAAGACGTTCTCCGATGGGCTCGCGCGCAACACCGGAAAGGTCGATGGCATTCTGGCCGGCCTGGAGAAGATGACCGGCGGCGGCGCTCCCGCGCAGAAGGTCACCTACGACCTGCACATTCCGCAGAACCTCGGGCCTGCCGGCAAGACGCTCTCGGCGTCTCTGGCCATCCCCGAGCCGAGCGCGGTCGCAATGCTGCAGACCCAGCGCATGCTGTTCGCGCCCGTCGGCGACAGGCCGGGCTTTGCCGACTTCCTCTGGGCCGACAGCATTCCGAAGTTGGTGCAGGCACGCCTGATCGACAGCTTCGAGAATTACGACATCGCCCATGCCCCATTGCGCACGAGCGACCTCGGTCAGGCGGATTACCAGCTCCTGATCGACATCCGGCGCTTTCGGATCGCCACGGAGGGCGAGGCGAGGGTGGAGATCGGACTGTCGGCGCGGATCGTCGACAAGAACGGCAAGGTGGTTGCCTCGCGTCTGGTCGAGACCAGCGAAAAGCTCGACAAGGTCGAGCCCGCCGCTTCAGTCGCCGCCTTCGACGCGGCCTTTGCCCGCATCGCCAAGGAGCTGATCGGCTGGACCGTGCAGGCGGTATGA
- a CDS encoding cyclase family protein: MPRKLIDISVPLRNDVTADPPGNHPAIQYIDHQQGLPRMLQFFDGLKAQDLPDGQGWAVEQISLSTHNGTHLDAPWHFHPTMNRGERSWTIDEVPLEWCFQPGVKLDFRHLPDGYVASADDVEKELKRIGHTLSPLEIVVVNTSAGPKFGTAEYVNSGCGMGYEATMYLLERGVRLTGTDGWSWDAPFVYTAKKYAETRDAGLIWEGHKAGRHIGYCHLEKLHNLEQLPSTGFTVSCFPVKIERASAGWTRAVAIIDT, from the coding sequence ATGCCGCGGAAGCTGATCGATATCTCGGTGCCGCTCAGAAACGACGTGACGGCCGATCCGCCGGGCAACCATCCGGCCATTCAGTATATCGACCACCAGCAGGGCCTGCCGCGGATGCTGCAATTCTTCGACGGCCTCAAGGCCCAGGATCTGCCTGACGGACAGGGCTGGGCCGTCGAGCAGATCTCGTTGTCGACCCACAACGGCACGCATCTCGACGCGCCCTGGCACTTCCATCCGACCATGAACCGCGGCGAACGGTCATGGACAATCGACGAGGTCCCACTGGAATGGTGCTTTCAGCCGGGCGTGAAGCTCGACTTCCGGCATCTGCCCGACGGCTACGTGGCGAGCGCCGACGACGTCGAGAAGGAGCTGAAACGCATCGGGCACACCTTGTCTCCGCTGGAGATCGTGGTGGTCAACACCAGCGCCGGCCCAAAGTTCGGCACGGCCGAATACGTCAATTCCGGCTGCGGCATGGGCTATGAAGCCACCATGTACCTGCTCGAGCGCGGCGTGCGGCTGACCGGCACCGACGGCTGGAGCTGGGACGCGCCGTTCGTCTATACCGCGAAGAAATATGCCGAGACGCGCGACGCCGGCCTGATCTGGGAGGGCCACAAGGCGGGACGGCATATCGGCTATTGCCATCTCGAGAAGCTGCACAACCTCGAGCAATTGCCTTCGACCGGATTCACGGTCTCATGCTTTCCGGTCAAGATCGAACGCGCCTCGGCGGGGTGGACCCGCGCCGTCGCCATCATCGACACTTAG
- a CDS encoding enoyl-CoA hydratase/isomerase family protein encodes MTETTAIITEKRGQAFWITINRPEKRNALNGEVIAGITKGYRDAHDDKDVRVIVLTGAGDKAFCAGADLQNSGAAFAMDHSKPNVDYADLLRLSQNATKPAIARVGGVCMAGGMGLLCMTDMAVAADHVVFGLPEVKVGVFPMQVLSLLQRIAPPRLVNEWALTGEPFDAKAAQAAGLLNYVVPTAELDAKVDWLIGRIVDKSPTAIRRGKYAMRAIAAMSFDESIAYTESQIALLAMTEDAKEGLKAFSEKRKPVWTGR; translated from the coding sequence ATGACCGAGACCACAGCAATCATTACCGAGAAGCGCGGGCAGGCATTCTGGATCACCATCAACCGGCCGGAGAAGCGCAACGCGCTGAACGGTGAGGTCATCGCCGGCATCACCAAAGGCTATCGCGACGCGCATGACGACAAGGACGTCCGCGTCATCGTGCTGACGGGCGCGGGCGACAAGGCGTTCTGCGCCGGCGCCGATTTGCAGAATTCCGGCGCGGCTTTTGCGATGGACCATTCCAAGCCAAATGTCGACTATGCCGACCTGCTACGTTTGTCACAGAACGCCACCAAGCCGGCGATTGCGCGGGTGGGCGGCGTCTGCATGGCCGGCGGCATGGGCTTGCTCTGCATGACCGACATGGCGGTCGCGGCCGATCACGTCGTGTTCGGCCTGCCGGAGGTCAAGGTCGGCGTGTTCCCGATGCAGGTGCTGAGCCTGCTCCAGCGCATCGCGCCGCCGCGCCTCGTCAACGAATGGGCGCTCACGGGCGAGCCGTTCGATGCCAAGGCCGCGCAGGCTGCGGGTCTGCTCAACTACGTCGTGCCCACGGCCGAGCTGGATGCGAAGGTCGACTGGCTGATCGGCCGCATCGTCGACAAGTCCCCGACCGCGATCCGCCGCGGCAAGTACGCCATGCGGGCCATCGCCGCGATGTCGTTCGACGAGAGCATCGCCTATACCGAAAGCCAGATCGCGCTGCTCGCGATGACCGAGGACGCCAAGGAGGGCCTCAAGGCGTTCAGCGAGAAAAGGAAGCCGGTCTGGACGGGGCGGTGA
- a CDS encoding TRAP transporter small permease, translating to MTDPHVADHEHDAVSGRRSNGVLSRINAPIARAGMYLSVTGLLVIVAIVFYQVFGRYVLNSSPTWTENLALVLILYVTLIGAAVGVRDAGHIGMDSLLVMLPDHAREKIEIVIHVLVAAFGVAMAYNGWILGASVGTVKIPNLGLPEVIRYVPLIASGLLIVSFSIEHIIALLRREEVVPSWN from the coding sequence ATGACAGACCCACACGTCGCAGATCACGAGCATGACGCGGTCTCCGGGCGCCGGTCCAACGGCGTGCTGTCGCGGATCAACGCACCCATTGCGCGCGCGGGCATGTATCTGTCGGTGACCGGACTGCTCGTCATCGTCGCCATCGTCTTCTACCAGGTATTCGGACGTTACGTGCTCAACTCCAGTCCGACCTGGACAGAGAACCTCGCGCTCGTGCTGATCCTCTATGTCACGCTGATCGGCGCCGCCGTCGGCGTGCGCGATGCCGGACATATCGGCATGGACAGCCTGCTGGTGATGCTGCCCGACCACGCGCGAGAGAAGATCGAGATCGTGATCCACGTGCTGGTCGCCGCGTTCGGCGTCGCCATGGCCTATAATGGTTGGATCCTCGGGGCGTCCGTCGGCACCGTGAAGATCCCCAATCTCGGCCTTCCCGAGGTGATCCGCTACGTGCCGCTGATCGCCTCCGGTCTCCTGATCGTCTCCTTTTCCATCGAGCACATCATTGCTCTCCTGCGCCGCGAAGAGGTCGTCCCCTCATGGAACTGA
- a CDS encoding molybdopterin oxidoreductase family protein, producing MNQHAKIDAKIEIRHSTCPHDCPSACALDVEVVEGRSIGRVRGSKRQTYTAGVVCAKVARYAERIHHPERLIHPLRRTGPKGSGQFARISWDEALDEIGHRFNAAEREFGAESIWPYYYAGTMGLVMRDGLNRLAHVKKYSRFYQTICANVARIGFAIGTGKIAGADPREMALSDLVVIWGTNPVNTQVNVMTHAARARKERGARIAAVDIYDNDTMKQADIKIILRPGTDGAFACGVMHVLFRDGYADRAYMDKYTDCPAELEAHLKTRTPEWASAITGVPVAEIEAFAKAVGETKRTFFRFGYGFTRSRNGATQMHAANCIPAVTGAWQYEGGGAFFNNYALWHFNESMIEGHDAIDPGIRALDQSKIGRILTGDGEALRGKGPVKAMLIQNTNPMTVAPEQALVRQGFAREDLFVVVHEQFMTETAQMADIVLPATMFMEHDDLYYGGGHQHISVGPKLIDPPGECRSNHWVLQALAPRLGARHRGFEMTPRELIDATLKLSGHGDIGGLEADLWRDLQPDFRTSHYLDGFAHADGKFHFKADWVHPPFGVTMGDVDKMPSLPDHWAVIEQTDQAHPFRLATSPSRSFLNTTFNETPSSQAREGKASVMIHPLDAAALDIADGDAVTLGNTRGETTLIATLFDGVRRGVLIAESVHPNKNHIGGRGINMLTGAEAVAPIGGAAFHDNKVWIRKAVVA from the coding sequence ATGAACCAGCACGCCAAGATTGACGCCAAGATCGAAATCCGCCATTCGACCTGTCCGCATGATTGCCCCTCCGCCTGCGCCCTCGATGTCGAGGTGGTCGAGGGCCGCAGCATCGGCCGCGTCCGCGGCTCGAAGCGGCAGACTTACACGGCCGGCGTCGTCTGCGCCAAGGTCGCCCGCTACGCCGAGCGCATCCATCATCCTGAGCGGCTGATCCACCCGCTGCGCCGCACTGGACCGAAGGGCTCCGGGCAATTCGCGCGGATTTCCTGGGACGAGGCGCTGGACGAGATCGGGCACCGCTTCAACGCCGCCGAGCGCGAGTTCGGCGCGGAATCGATCTGGCCCTATTACTACGCCGGCACGATGGGGCTGGTGATGCGCGACGGTCTCAACCGCCTCGCGCATGTGAAGAAATATTCGCGCTTCTATCAGACCATCTGCGCCAACGTTGCCCGCATCGGCTTTGCCATCGGGACGGGCAAGATCGCCGGCGCCGATCCGCGCGAGATGGCGCTGTCCGACCTCGTCGTGATCTGGGGCACCAATCCCGTCAACACCCAGGTCAACGTGATGACGCACGCCGCCCGTGCGCGGAAAGAGCGCGGCGCGAGGATCGCGGCGGTCGACATCTACGACAACGACACCATGAAGCAGGCCGACATCAAGATCATCCTGCGGCCCGGTACCGACGGCGCCTTTGCCTGCGGCGTCATGCATGTCCTGTTCCGCGACGGCTATGCCGACCGCGCCTATATGGACAAGTACACGGACTGCCCTGCCGAGCTCGAGGCGCATCTGAAAACGCGCACGCCGGAATGGGCGTCCGCGATCACAGGCGTGCCGGTGGCGGAGATCGAGGCCTTTGCCAAGGCAGTCGGCGAGACCAAACGGACCTTCTTCCGCTTCGGCTACGGCTTCACGCGCAGCCGCAATGGCGCCACGCAGATGCACGCGGCAAATTGCATTCCCGCGGTGACCGGCGCCTGGCAATACGAAGGCGGCGGTGCCTTCTTCAACAATTACGCGCTGTGGCACTTCAACGAATCCATGATCGAGGGCCACGATGCCATCGATCCTGGCATCCGCGCACTCGACCAGTCCAAGATCGGCCGCATCCTCACCGGCGACGGCGAAGCCCTGCGCGGCAAGGGGCCGGTCAAGGCGATGCTGATCCAGAATACCAATCCCATGACGGTGGCGCCGGAGCAGGCGCTGGTACGGCAGGGCTTTGCGCGCGAGGATCTGTTCGTCGTGGTGCACGAGCAGTTCATGACCGAGACGGCCCAGATGGCCGACATCGTGCTGCCCGCGACCATGTTTATGGAGCATGACGACCTCTATTACGGCGGCGGCCACCAGCACATCTCGGTCGGGCCGAAGTTGATCGATCCGCCCGGAGAATGCCGCTCCAACCACTGGGTTCTGCAGGCGCTGGCGCCGCGGCTCGGTGCCAGGCATCGAGGCTTCGAAATGACGCCGCGCGAGTTGATCGACGCGACGCTGAAGCTGAGTGGCCACGGCGACATCGGCGGCCTCGAGGCCGATCTCTGGCGCGACCTGCAACCGGATTTCCGCACGTCGCACTATCTCGACGGCTTCGCCCATGCCGACGGCAAATTCCACTTCAAGGCCGATTGGGTCCACCCGCCATTCGGCGTGACCATGGGCGATGTCGACAAGATGCCGTCATTGCCGGATCATTGGGCCGTGATCGAGCAAACCGATCAGGCCCATCCGTTCCGGCTCGCGACCAGCCCCTCGCGCAGCTTCCTCAACACTACCTTCAACGAGACGCCGTCCTCGCAGGCGCGCGAGGGCAAGGCGAGCGTGATGATCCACCCGCTGGATGCCGCCGCCCTCGACATCGCCGACGGCGATGCGGTGACGCTCGGCAATACGCGCGGCGAGACCACGCTGATCGCAACCTTGTTCGACGGCGTGCGGCGCGGCGTCCTGATTGCGGAATCCGTTCATCCCAACAAGAATCATATCGGCGGCCGTGGCATCAACATGCTGACGGGCGCCGAGGCCGTCGCGCCGATCGGCGGGGCCGCGTTCCATGACAACAAGGTCTGGATCAGGAAAGCGGTCGTGGCCTGA